The following coding sequences are from one Lolium rigidum isolate FL_2022 chromosome 6, APGP_CSIRO_Lrig_0.1, whole genome shotgun sequence window:
- the LOC124668648 gene encoding F-box/kelch-repeat protein At3g61590-like, producing MSGLMEDDSSWEAHSFERTRVPAFNFQVVSEAINGEQELPCSLDIVVPDDILEKIFTFLPIASMIRSTAVCKRWHGIINSSRFLWTHMLPQRPWYFMFTCNETSSGYAYDPILRKWYDLELQCIDKSSCFVSSSCGLVCFMDNDTRNIISVCNPITKDWKRLLEPPGAKLPDYSTIAIMVDRVSHNYTITLATSKQVAEDYVQWNFSIYKYDSWSSSWVIARKEVLIGWRGGDDSVICGGVLYCLIQSTGVLGNVNPRHRLIMLDLVAGPSEASLMQSSIPVPCSLTCGRLLNLREKLVMVGGIAKHNRPDIIKGIGIWELDKKQWQEVARMPHKFFQGFGEFDDVFSSSGTDDLVYIQSYGATALLTFDMKQKQWKWSAKCPVSRKFPLQLFTGFCFEPRLDITT from the coding sequence ATGTCTGGTCTCATGGAAGATGATTCGTCTTGGGAGGCTCATTCATTTGAGCGCACTAGAGTTCCTGCATTCAACTTTCAAGTTGTTTCAGAGGCTATCAACGGAGAACAAGAACTCCCATGTTCATTAGACATTGTTGTTCCTGATGATATCCTGGAGAAAATTTTCACCTTCTTGCCAATAGCAAGCATGATACGGTCAACAGCAGTATGCAAGAGATGGCATGGTATTATCAACTCAAGCAGGTTTCTTTGGACTCACATGTTGCCTCAGAGGCCATGGTACTTCATGTTCACCTGTAATGAGACTTCTTCTGGGTATGCTTATGACCCCATCCTCCGTAAATGGTATGATTTAGAGCTTCAATGCATTGATAAGAGCAGCTGTTTTGTCTCTTCTTCATGTGGACTAGTTTGCTTCATGGATAATGACACCAGAAACATCATTTCTGTATGTAACCCTATCACGAAAGATTGGAAGAGGCTTTTGGAGCCTCCAGGTGCAAAGTTACCAGATTACAGTACCATTGCCATAATGGTAGATCGGGTGTCTCATAATTACACTATTACATTAGCAACATCCAAGCAGGTAGCTGAGGATTATGTCCAATGGAATTTCTCTATATACAAGTATGACTCGTGGAGTAGTTCATGGGTAATTGCCAGGAAGGAGGTGCTGATTGGTTGGAGAGGGGGCGACGATAGTGTGATATGTGGTGGAGTCTTGTACTGCTTAATCCAGTCCACTGGTGTTCTTGGCAATGTTAATCCCCGTCATAGACTTATCATGCTTGATCTTGTTGCCGGACCTTCTGAAGCCTCATTAATGCAATCGTCAATCCCAGTACCTTGTTCTCTCACCTGCGGACGTCTACTAAACCTAAGAGAGAAGCTGGTAATGGTTGGTGGGATTGCTAAACACAATAGACCTGATATCATTAAGGGGATCGGTATATGGGAGCTCGACAAGAAACAATGGCAAGAGGTAGCTCGAATGCCTCACAAGTTCTTCCAAGGATTTGGCGAGTTCGATGATGTTTTCTCTAGCAGCGGCACGGACGATCTTGTCTACATCCAAAGCTATGGTGCAACTGCTTTGCTTACATTTGACATGAAGCAGAAGCAGTGGAAGTGGTCAGCAAAATGCCCTGTGAGCAGAAAGTTTCCTCTCCAGCTTTTCACTGGTTTTTGCTTCGAGCCTCGGCTGGATATTACCACTTAA